The window TACATACAAACAATAAAAAACCAGCCAAGTTAACCTTAGCTGGTTCTTCTTAATTGAATTAACTTAGCATGTTAACTACTGATTAGCAGCTGTAATACAAGTCAAACTCAACCGGATGCACAGTAACATTGACGCGCTGCACCTCTTCTTCTTTGAGTGCAATGAATGCCTCTAGCATGTCTTTAGTGAACACATCGCCTTTTAGTAAGAACTCGTGATCCTCTTTTAATGCTTGTAGTGCCACTTCTAAATTTTCAGCAACGGTCGGGATTTGTGCTTCTTCTTCAGGTGGTAAATCATACAAGTTTTTATCAGCCGCATCGCCTGGGTGCATTTTATTTTGGATACCGTCAAGGCCAGCCATCAATAATGCAGCAAACGCTAAATATGGGTTGGCTGCTGGATCAGGGAAACGCGCTTCGATACGAACCGCTTTTGGGCTGCTAACGTGTGGAATGCGAATAGACGCTGAACGGTTAGAAGCAGAATATGCCAGTTTAATAGGCGCTTCATAATGCGGTACGAGACGCTTGTAGCTGTTAGTAGATGGGTTAGTAATCGCGTTCAATGCACGCGCATGCTTGATAATACCACCGATGAAGTATAACGCGGTCTCAGACAGACCCGCATATTCGTCACCAGAAAAAGTGTTTTGGCCATCTTTTGAGATGGACATATGCACATGCATACCTGAGCCATTATCACCAACAATAGGCTTAGGCATAAAGGTCGCTGTTTTACCGAACTGATGCGCCACGTTATGGACCACATATTTTAACTGCTGTACTTCGTCAGCTTTTCGTACCAAAGTGTTGAACGCAACACCAATTTCTGACTGACAAGGCGCAACTTCATGATGATGCACCTCAATGCAACCTTCGCCGATAATCTCTTCTAGGCGCTCACACATGACCGCGCGCATATCTTGTGAGCTATCGACTGGCGGTACTGGGAAATAAGCCCCTTTGACGCGTGGACGATGCGCCATATTGCCCCATTCATAAGACTCGTTAGTCGACCATGCTGCTTCTTCAGCAACGATTTTATGGCTAACACCTGACATCTCAATTGACCATTTCACTTCGTCAAACACGAAGAACTCAGGCTCAGGACCGAAGTAGGCCGTATCACCGATACCGGTTGATTTTAAGTATTCTTCAGCACGGCGAGCGATAGAGCGTGGATCGCGTTCATAGCCTTGCAGGGTCGATGGTTCGATAATGTCGCAAGTTACCACAACAGTGATGGCATCAAAGAAGGGGTCAAGAAAAGCGGTCTCTGGATCAGGACGCAAGATCATATCGGACGCTTCAATGCCCTTCCAGCCAGCGATGGATGAACCATCAAACATTTTGCCATCTTCCATCACTTCTTCGTCAATGGTATAAGCAGGAAAGCTGATGTGTTGTTCTTTACCGCGAGTATCAGTGAAACGAAAGTCAACCCATTTAGCATTGGATGATTTGATAAGATCTAGTAATTTATTCGACATGAATAGTCTCCTTAGTGGTTGTTATTTAATTGCAGTCTAAGTTTTATTTGTTCGTTAATATATTTGAGTTTTTTTGCTTGAGCACCCATTCAAATATTAGGGCTATTATCAGCATTATTTAAGGCAATTAATTAGCGTTATGGGCCAACTTATTCACTTAAAATGCATCTAAATTTCTTATAAGCTTAGTCAACGTTGACGCTATTTTAACAATATCTGACTAAAAATGCTGAATTGTTATGACTGTTTTGTCAACCCAACTGTCATATCCTAGCTATAAGCTTATACTAATAAACATTGCGACATGAATTTATATAGATAAACTGATTCAAATAAGAGGCTGCAAACGCTGTGCCAAATTTTTATATCAGCTGTCGTATAAACTGGCCACCATAAGCAAGACTACAAAAAACACCAGATGTGCAGCAATTTAGTATTAAGTCGACTTAGATACCGTCGCAAACTATGCACAACAATAACCAGTTATAACACGTGAATCGCACCGATTTAGTGCGTTTTTAATTATAGAGAATTAATTTGGTGCATATTCCTTCTATATGATAATTACCACTACTAAAAACACCTATATGAGTAAATATAAAATTTCTGACAGTCGTTAGATAGTATGTGTGCTGCGTTTGATAGACAGCAAAATAGTGGTAAGATATCAGGCTTCAATAAAAGTATGACAATAGCTTATGTTGAATAGCTAAAGGCGCAATGGATGCGCATTTATAAAGTATAACGCCAACAAGAGGTTGAAACCATAATGATTCTGATGATCGATAATTACGACAGCTTTACGTA of the Psychrobacter sp. LV10R520-6 genome contains:
- the glnA gene encoding type I glutamate--ammonia ligase; amino-acid sequence: MSNKLLDLIKSSNAKWVDFRFTDTRGKEQHISFPAYTIDEEVMEDGKMFDGSSIAGWKGIEASDMILRPDPETAFLDPFFDAITVVVTCDIIEPSTLQGYERDPRSIARRAEEYLKSTGIGDTAYFGPEPEFFVFDEVKWSIEMSGVSHKIVAEEAAWSTNESYEWGNMAHRPRVKGAYFPVPPVDSSQDMRAVMCERLEEIIGEGCIEVHHHEVAPCQSEIGVAFNTLVRKADEVQQLKYVVHNVAHQFGKTATFMPKPIVGDNGSGMHVHMSISKDGQNTFSGDEYAGLSETALYFIGGIIKHARALNAITNPSTNSYKRLVPHYEAPIKLAYSASNRSASIRIPHVSSPKAVRIEARFPDPAANPYLAFAALLMAGLDGIQNKMHPGDAADKNLYDLPPEEEAQIPTVAENLEVALQALKEDHEFLLKGDVFTKDMLEAFIALKEEEVQRVNVTVHPVEFDLYYSC